One segment of Anguilla anguilla isolate fAngAng1 chromosome 1, fAngAng1.pri, whole genome shotgun sequence DNA contains the following:
- the gpd1l gene encoding glycerol-3-phosphate dehydrogenase 1-like protein isoform X2 codes for MAAPLKVCIVGSGNWGSAIARIIGRNAQTLQRFATTVKMWVFEETVNGRKLTDIINTDHENIKYLPGYKLPDNVVAVPKLQDAAEGADLLVFVVPHQFIRKLCDEMVGCVSEKARGITLIKGIDEGPEGIRLISDIIREKMGIDVSVLMGANIANEVAAEKFCETTIGSKIMENGLLFKELLQTPNFRITVVDDADTVELCGALKNIVAVGAGFCDGLRCGDNTKAAVIRLGLMEMIAFARLFSKDGAVSSATFLESCGVADLITTCYGGRNRRVAEAFARTGKAAPT; via the exons GGGTTCAGCAATTGCCCGGATCATCGGCAGGAACGCCCAGACCCTGCAGCGTTTTGCCACCACTGTCAAGATGTGGGTCTTTGAGGAGACTGTCAATGGCAGAAAACTGACAGACATTATCAACACAGACCATGAGAATATCAAGTATTTGCCTGGATACAAACTGCCAGACAATGTG GTTGCAGTGCCCAAACTCCAGGATGCTGCTGAGGGCGCagacctgctggtttttgtagtGCCACACCAGTTCATCAGGAAACTGTGCGATGAGATGGTGGGGTGTGTATCAGAGAAGGCCCGTGGCATTACCCTCATCAAG GGCATAGATGAGGGTCCCGAAGGAATCAGACTGATCTCTGACATCATCCGGGAGAAGATGGGGATCGACGTCAGCGTTTTAATGGGCGCCAACATCGCCAATGAGGTAGCTGCGGAAAAGTTTTGCGAAACCACAATTG GaagtaaaataatggaaaatggcCTCCTCTTCAAGGAGCTCCTGCAGACACCCAACTTCCGCATCACAGTGGTAGACGACGCTGACACTGTGGAGCTCTGTGGGGCCCTCAAG AACATTGTGGCGGTGGGGGCAGGGTTCTGTGATGGTCTGCGTTGCGGGGACAACACCAAGGCGGCAGTGATCCGGCTGGGCCTGATGGAGATGATCGCTTTCGCCAGGCTGTTCAGTAAAGACGGCGCGGTCTCATCCGCCACCTTCCTGGAGAGCTGCGGAGTCGCCGACCTCATCACCACCTGCTACGGCGGCCGCAACCGCCGCGTTGCAGAGGCCTTCGCTAGGACCGGCAAG GCAGCACCAACTTAA
- the kiaa1143 gene encoding uncharacterized protein KIAA1143 homolog, whose translation MSKKSNISWIKPAEPSFLRKFKNDVGFKEGPTVDTKREELPKFDGDSDDSDREDEKPQVVVLKKGHLSADEVQKIKDEIKDSKSDAEGKPPADGKIVFKKPEKRSSEKFQGITASSSKKRKQQEEKESHKGKEENEGKKVKNSSLLSFGDDDDDEEDED comes from the exons ATGAGCAAAAAGAGCAATATTTCATGGATAAAGCCAGCAGAACCATCATTTCTACGTAAATTTAAGAATGATGTTGGATTCAAAGAGGGACCGACTGTTGATACCAAG AGAGAAGAATTGCCCAAGTTCGACGGCGATAGCGACGACAGTGACCGTGAGGATGAGAAGCCGCAAGTGGTGGTTCTGAAGAAGGGCCACCTATCTGCAGACGAGGTCCAGAAGATAAAAGATGAAATTAAAGATTCGAAATCAG ATGCAGAAGGGAAACCACCAGCAGATGGCAAAATAGTTTTCAAGAAGCCTGAAAAGCGCTCTTCAGAGAAGTTCCAGGGCATCACAGCCAGTTCCAGCAAAAAGAGGAAGCAGCAGGAAGAAAAGGAGAGTCACAAGGGGAAAGAGGAGAATGAAGGGAAGAAGGTGAAAAACAGCAGTCTTCTGTCCtttggtgatgatgatgatgatgaggaagacGAGGACTAA
- the gpd1l gene encoding glycerol-3-phosphate dehydrogenase 1-like protein isoform X1: MAAPLKVCIVGSGNWGSAIARIIGRNAQTLQRFATTVKMWVFEETVNGRKLTDIINTDHENIKYLPGYKLPDNVVAVPKLQDAAEGADLLVFVVPHQFIRKLCDEMVGCVSEKARGITLIKGIDEGPEGIRLISDIIREKMGIDVSVLMGANIANEVAAEKFCETTIGSKIMENGLLFKELLQTPNFRITVVDDADTVELCGALKNIVAVGAGFCDGLRCGDNTKAAVIRLGLMEMIAFARLFSKDGAVSSATFLESCGVADLITTCYGGRNRRVAEAFARTGKSIEELEKEMLNGQKLQGPATSAEVYRILKQKNLVEKFPLFTAVYQICFEGKPVQQMISCLQSHPEHM; encoded by the exons GGGTTCAGCAATTGCCCGGATCATCGGCAGGAACGCCCAGACCCTGCAGCGTTTTGCCACCACTGTCAAGATGTGGGTCTTTGAGGAGACTGTCAATGGCAGAAAACTGACAGACATTATCAACACAGACCATGAGAATATCAAGTATTTGCCTGGATACAAACTGCCAGACAATGTG GTTGCAGTGCCCAAACTCCAGGATGCTGCTGAGGGCGCagacctgctggtttttgtagtGCCACACCAGTTCATCAGGAAACTGTGCGATGAGATGGTGGGGTGTGTATCAGAGAAGGCCCGTGGCATTACCCTCATCAAG GGCATAGATGAGGGTCCCGAAGGAATCAGACTGATCTCTGACATCATCCGGGAGAAGATGGGGATCGACGTCAGCGTTTTAATGGGCGCCAACATCGCCAATGAGGTAGCTGCGGAAAAGTTTTGCGAAACCACAATTG GaagtaaaataatggaaaatggcCTCCTCTTCAAGGAGCTCCTGCAGACACCCAACTTCCGCATCACAGTGGTAGACGACGCTGACACTGTGGAGCTCTGTGGGGCCCTCAAG AACATTGTGGCGGTGGGGGCAGGGTTCTGTGATGGTCTGCGTTGCGGGGACAACACCAAGGCGGCAGTGATCCGGCTGGGCCTGATGGAGATGATCGCTTTCGCCAGGCTGTTCAGTAAAGACGGCGCGGTCTCATCCGCCACCTTCCTGGAGAGCTGCGGAGTCGCCGACCTCATCACCACCTGCTACGGCGGCCGCAACCGCCGCGTTGCAGAGGCCTTCGCTAGGACCGGCAAG AGCATCGAGGAGCTGGAAAAGGAAATGCTGAATGGGCAAAAGCTTCAGGGTCCAGCCACATCAGCTGAAGTTTATCGCATTCTCAAACAGAAGAACCTAGTGGAGAA GTTCCCACTGTTCACTGCGGTGTACCAGATCTGTTTTGAGGGGAAGCCAGTCCAGCAAATGATCTCCTGCCTACAGAGCCACCCAGAGCACATGTGA
- the LOC118225436 gene encoding transmembrane protein 42-like yields the protein MFPGVFYALLAGFLGAVASSSAKLSLGADYLKGVCETGLKTWGGEERKFRQADETTACDWLHIPLRLLCGGLLFTCNAVMWTFFAKALRYSSSSARATVTTTASNFISSAFLGQLIFGETHAVLWWVGISLTLSGLLVLHKSAPRDAQPTTARKDE from the exons ATGTTCCCCGGTGTTTTCTATGCACTCCTTGCGGGCTTCCTCGGAGCCGTCGCGTCTTCATCAGCAAAACTGTCGCTTGGAGCCGATTACCTCAAAGGGGTGTGTGAGACCGGGCTGAAAAcatggggaggagaggagagaaaatttAGACAAGCGGACGAAACTACAGCTTGCGACTGG CTGCACATTCCCCTGCGGCTGCTATGTGGAGGGCTGCTCTTTACCTGTAATGCTGTGATGTGGACCTTCTTTGCCAAAGCGCTCAGGTACTCTTCCTCATCTGCCAGGGCCACTGTGACCACCACCGCCTCAAACTTCATATCCTCA GCATTCTTGGGGCAGCTCATATTCGGGGAGACTcatgctgtgctgtggtgggtggGTATCTCCCTTACCCTCTCTGGGCTCCTGGTGCTGCACAAATCAGCACCTCGTGATGCCCAGCCGACCACAGCAAGGAAGGATGAGTGA